The Vigna unguiculata cultivar IT97K-499-35 chromosome 6, ASM411807v1, whole genome shotgun sequence genome contains a region encoding:
- the LOC114188837 gene encoding uncharacterized protein LOC114188837: MIMDKAYKHQICSNLVTFQSVTMVLVLVTSYFFFSASKSFPNLLTIPIALLSTMYFLVTLIRKKRDKEENLVQNGLHLLQDVTHSEVNQQSETAENHEDGESAAHSDYLFPSDCESSNFSVMDGTFELNIEEHRLQDDLVSDYSLPSDSESSDGSILEESFERHQKGNKNEDISDSLASDDDYEGEDEEDSLIEINLPHFPEFDEDPKQKLQSNLADSIFKQQGLMELLAEFNDMNEDENLIEIDISMGMQISD; encoded by the coding sequence AATCTGTTCCAACTTGGTCACTTTCCAATCTGTCACCATGGTTCTTGTTCTGGTCacatcatattttttcttttcagcttCTAAATCCTTCCCTAATCTTCTCACAATACCAATTGCCCTATTATCCACCATGTACTTTCTTGTCACACTGATAAGGAAAAAAAGGGACAAAGAAGAAAATCTTGTCCAAAATGGGCTACACCTTTTGCAGGATGTTACTCATAGTGAGGTTAACCAACAAAGTGAAACTGCAGAGAATCATGAGGATGGTGAATCTGCAGCACATTCAGATTATTTATTTCCATCAGATTGTGAAAGCAGCAACTTCTCTGTCATGGATGGAACTTTTGAGCTGAATATTGAAGAGCATAGGCTACAAGATGATTTGGTGTCAGATTATTCTCTTCCATCAGATAGTGAAAGCAGTGATGGCTCAATATTGGAGGAAAGTTTTGAGAGGCATcagaaaggaaataaaaatgaGGATATTTCTGATAGCTTGGCTTCTGATGATGATTATGAGGGTGAGGATGAAGAAGATAGCCTGATTGAAATCAATCTTCCACACTTTCCTGAGTTTGATGAAGATCCTAAGCAAAAGTTGCAATCCAACTTGGCAGATTCCATTTTCAAGCAGCAAGGCCTGATGGAGCTCTTAGCAGAATTCAATGACATGAATGAGGATGAAAACTTGATTGAGATTGATATTTCCATGGGGATGCAGATTTCAGATTGA
- the LOC114187728 gene encoding midasin-like isoform X1, with protein sequence MGEEEPVNEFSETDSNGKNSKEKILDRSTEKKDLEADEGKVLANNGIKELKENIVKEIEDVKADNVEKVEEDKKVGVVEEAIEDKKETKDDKTEGGMDGAKEDKREDGVEEAREDNKEDGVEEAKEDKKEGRVEDAKEDKKEDGVEDVKEYKKEDGVDGVYKDGKDGAGEVKEDKEVDDVGVKDGVEVDGVKQVKEDKAVNGVEEVKEDKEVDGVKDIVEDTKGDKSKEIEEDKKDFHISENDKMDEDTGVKETVEDKQKNEEVETEKPEVDAMEVEGGIKGKEEGDEKEKIEVAMKEDPDEDKDKDNIDKLKEVKEENNKVNKGSRKRGRGKINVEKDKEKRKELKKIEPRTPTIDRPVRERKVVERLVTSIEKDPTKEFRIEKGRGTPLKDIPNVAFKLSRRKTDDTFKLLHTILFGRRGKAIQIKSNISRFSGFVWHDNEEKQMIKIKEKLDKCNKERLLEFCDVLDITVNRATMRKEDIIAKLIDFLVAPHATTTVLLAEKEKPSKGKKRKRIVKRRSSGSGTISRRSAKSMRKNEDSLAVPRKSPTDTEDESDEENDEENENGVAGKSEDETSEKFESEDKSDSGSESEDMKEKKKPSKTSSAKKESAKKSKIEKIPVANKSHSPQKRTPKKSSSNLSKSDEDSDESPKISRKNKNEKGGKQKTSTPTKPSSLERSAEKVTRGRGKKKEKSSPTDNQLHDAICEILKEVDFNTATFTDILKKLAKQFDVDLAPRKAAIKLMIQEELTKLADEADDENGEEDAEKDEALSTGQKVEA encoded by the exons ATGGGCGAGGAAGAACCGGTGAATGAATTTTCGGAGACTGATTCAAATGGAAAGAACTCTAAGGAGAAAATTTTGGATAGAAGTACTGAGAAAAAGGACTTGGAAGCTGACGAAGGAAAAGTATTGGCGAACAATGGAATCAAAGAGTTGAAAGAAAATATCgtaaaagaaattgaagatgTGAAAGCTGATAATGTGGAAAAGGTAGAAGAGGACAAGAAAGTTGGTGTTGTGGAAGAAGCTATAGAGGATAAGAAAGAAACGAAAGATGATAAGACAGAAGGTGGAATGGATGGAGCAAAAGAGGATAAGAGAGAAGATGGAGTGGAAGAGGCAAGAGAGGATAATAAAGAAGATGGAGTGGAAGAAGCAAAAGAGGATAAGAAAGAAGGTAGAGTGGAAGACGCAAAAGAGGATAAGAAAGAGGATGGAGTGGAAGACGTGAAAGAGTATAAGAAAGAAGATGGAGTGGATGGAGTATACAAGGATGGAAAAGACGGGGCAGGAGAAGTAAAAGAGGATAAGGAAGTTGATGATGTAGGAGTGAAGGATGGTGTGGAAGTTGATGGTGTAAAACAAGTCAAGGAGGATAAGGCAGTTAATGGTGTGGAAGAAGTTAAGGAGGATAAGGAAGTTGATGGTGTAAAAGATATAGTAGAAGATACAAAAGGTGATAAATCGAAAGAAATAGAGGAGGATAAGAAAGATTTTCATATATCTGAGAATGATAAAATGGATGAAGACACTGGGGTTAAAGAAACAGTggaagataaacaaaaaaatgaagaagtggAAACTGAGAAACCAGAAGTAGATGCTATGGAAGTAGAGGGTGGCATTAAGGGGAAGGAGGAGGGTGATGAAAAGGAGAAAATTGAAGTGGCAATGAAAGAGGACCCGGATGAAgacaaagataaagataatattGATAAGTTAAAAGAAGTGAAGGAAGAGAATAATAAGGTTAACAAAGGATCAAGAAAACGAGGGAGAGGGAAGATCAATGTggagaaagataaagaaaaaagaaaggaatTGAAGAAAATAGAACCAAGGACTCCTACTATTGACCGCCCTGTGCGAGAAAGGAAGGTAGTTGAGAGGTTGGTAACATCAATTGAGAAAGATCCAACCAAAGAATTTCGCATCGAAAAG GGACGTGGCACACCTTTAAAAGACATACCAAATG TTGCCTTTAAGCTATCCAGAAGGAAGACTGATGATACCTTCAAACTTCTCCATACAATTCTCTTTGGAAGGAGAGGGAAG GCAATTCAGATCAAGAGTAATATATCAAGGTTTTCTGGTTTTGTTTGGCATGACAATGAG GAAAAgcaaatgattaaaataaaagaaaaacttgacAAGTGTAATAAGGAGAGGTTACTGGAATTCTGTGATGTTCTTGACATAACAGTTAACAGGGCAACAATGAGGAAG GAAGATATCATTGCTAAGCTGATAGACTTTTTAGTTGCCCCTCATGCAACTACAACTGTGTTGCTTGCCGAAAAGGAGaag CCCAGTAAAGGAAAAAAGCGCAAGCGTATTGTAAAACGGCGTTCATCAGGATCTGGGACAATTTCAAGACGTTCTGCCAAG AGTATGAGGAAAAATGAAGATTCTTTAGCTGTGCCGAGAAAGAGTCCTACTGACACAGAAGATGAGTCAGATGAAGAAAATGacgaagaaaatgaaaatggtgTTGCTGGCAAATCTGAAGATGAAACATCAGagaaatttgaaagtgaagacaAAAGTGATTCTGGGAGTGAATCTGAAgatatgaaagaaaagaaaaaaccttCTAAAACATCATCCGCCAAGAAAGAATCTGCtaagaaaagtaaaattgagaaaattcCAGTTGCCAACAAATCTCACTCACCCCAAAAAAGAACTCCAAAGAAATCATCATCCAACCTCTCAAAGTCTGATGAGGATAGTGATGAAAGTCCTAAGATTTCAAGGAAGAACAAAAATGAGAAAGGAGGAAAGCAGAAGACATCAACACCCACTAAGCCTTCCTCCCTAGAGAGAAGTG CAGAAAAGGTTACTAGAGGAAGAGGCAAGAAGAAGGAGAAATCGAGCCCCACTGATAATCAGTTACATGATGCAATATGTGAAATTCTTAAAGAAGTTGACTTCAATACG GCTACATTTACTGACATTCTGAAGAAACTTG CCAAACAATTTGATGTGGATCTGGCCCCGAGAAAGGCAGCTATAAAGCTCATGATTCAGGAAGAGCTGACAAAACTAGCTGATGAAGCGGATGATGAAAACGGAGAAGAGGATGCAGAAAAAGATGAAGCCCTGTCTACAGGCCAGAAGGTTGAAGCTTGA
- the LOC114187728 gene encoding midasin-like isoform X2 gives MGEEEPVNEFSETDSNGKNSKEKILDRSTEKKDLEADEGKVLANNGIKELKENIVKEIEDVKADNVEKVEEDKKVGVVEEAIEDKKETKDDKTEGGMDGAKEDKREDGVEEAREDNKEDGVEEAKEDKKEGRVEDAKEDKKEDGVEDVKEYKKEDGVDGVYKDGKDGAGEVKEDKEVDDVGVKDGVEVDGVKQVKEDKAVNGVEEVKEDKEVDGVKDIVEDTKGDKSKEIEEDKKDFHISENDKMDEDTGVKETVEDKQKNEEVETEKPEVDAMEVEGGIKGKEEGDEKEKIEVAMKEDPDEDKDKDNIDKLKEVKEENNKVNKGSRKRGRGKINVEKDKEKRKELKKIEPRTPTIDRPVRERKVVERLVTSIEKDPTKEFRIEKGRGTPLKDIPNVAFKLSRRKTDDTFKLLHTILFGRRGKAIQIKSNISRFSGFVWHDNEEKQMIKIKEKLDKCNKERLLEFCDVLDITVNRATMRKEDIIAKLIDFLVAPHATTTVLLAEKEKPSKGKKRKRIVKRRSSGSGTISRRSAKSMRKNEDSLAVPRKSPTDTEDESDEENDEENENGVAGKSEDETSEKFESEDKSDSGSESEDMKEKKKPSKTSSAKKESAKKSKIEKIPVANKSHSPQKRTPKKSSSNLSKSDEDSDESPKISRKNKNEKGGKQKTSTPTKPSSLERSEKVTRGRGKKKEKSSPTDNQLHDAICEILKEVDFNTATFTDILKKLAKQFDVDLAPRKAAIKLMIQEELTKLADEADDENGEEDAEKDEALSTGQKVEA, from the exons ATGGGCGAGGAAGAACCGGTGAATGAATTTTCGGAGACTGATTCAAATGGAAAGAACTCTAAGGAGAAAATTTTGGATAGAAGTACTGAGAAAAAGGACTTGGAAGCTGACGAAGGAAAAGTATTGGCGAACAATGGAATCAAAGAGTTGAAAGAAAATATCgtaaaagaaattgaagatgTGAAAGCTGATAATGTGGAAAAGGTAGAAGAGGACAAGAAAGTTGGTGTTGTGGAAGAAGCTATAGAGGATAAGAAAGAAACGAAAGATGATAAGACAGAAGGTGGAATGGATGGAGCAAAAGAGGATAAGAGAGAAGATGGAGTGGAAGAGGCAAGAGAGGATAATAAAGAAGATGGAGTGGAAGAAGCAAAAGAGGATAAGAAAGAAGGTAGAGTGGAAGACGCAAAAGAGGATAAGAAAGAGGATGGAGTGGAAGACGTGAAAGAGTATAAGAAAGAAGATGGAGTGGATGGAGTATACAAGGATGGAAAAGACGGGGCAGGAGAAGTAAAAGAGGATAAGGAAGTTGATGATGTAGGAGTGAAGGATGGTGTGGAAGTTGATGGTGTAAAACAAGTCAAGGAGGATAAGGCAGTTAATGGTGTGGAAGAAGTTAAGGAGGATAAGGAAGTTGATGGTGTAAAAGATATAGTAGAAGATACAAAAGGTGATAAATCGAAAGAAATAGAGGAGGATAAGAAAGATTTTCATATATCTGAGAATGATAAAATGGATGAAGACACTGGGGTTAAAGAAACAGTggaagataaacaaaaaaatgaagaagtggAAACTGAGAAACCAGAAGTAGATGCTATGGAAGTAGAGGGTGGCATTAAGGGGAAGGAGGAGGGTGATGAAAAGGAGAAAATTGAAGTGGCAATGAAAGAGGACCCGGATGAAgacaaagataaagataatattGATAAGTTAAAAGAAGTGAAGGAAGAGAATAATAAGGTTAACAAAGGATCAAGAAAACGAGGGAGAGGGAAGATCAATGTggagaaagataaagaaaaaagaaaggaatTGAAGAAAATAGAACCAAGGACTCCTACTATTGACCGCCCTGTGCGAGAAAGGAAGGTAGTTGAGAGGTTGGTAACATCAATTGAGAAAGATCCAACCAAAGAATTTCGCATCGAAAAG GGACGTGGCACACCTTTAAAAGACATACCAAATG TTGCCTTTAAGCTATCCAGAAGGAAGACTGATGATACCTTCAAACTTCTCCATACAATTCTCTTTGGAAGGAGAGGGAAG GCAATTCAGATCAAGAGTAATATATCAAGGTTTTCTGGTTTTGTTTGGCATGACAATGAG GAAAAgcaaatgattaaaataaaagaaaaacttgacAAGTGTAATAAGGAGAGGTTACTGGAATTCTGTGATGTTCTTGACATAACAGTTAACAGGGCAACAATGAGGAAG GAAGATATCATTGCTAAGCTGATAGACTTTTTAGTTGCCCCTCATGCAACTACAACTGTGTTGCTTGCCGAAAAGGAGaag CCCAGTAAAGGAAAAAAGCGCAAGCGTATTGTAAAACGGCGTTCATCAGGATCTGGGACAATTTCAAGACGTTCTGCCAAG AGTATGAGGAAAAATGAAGATTCTTTAGCTGTGCCGAGAAAGAGTCCTACTGACACAGAAGATGAGTCAGATGAAGAAAATGacgaagaaaatgaaaatggtgTTGCTGGCAAATCTGAAGATGAAACATCAGagaaatttgaaagtgaagacaAAAGTGATTCTGGGAGTGAATCTGAAgatatgaaagaaaagaaaaaaccttCTAAAACATCATCCGCCAAGAAAGAATCTGCtaagaaaagtaaaattgagaaaattcCAGTTGCCAACAAATCTCACTCACCCCAAAAAAGAACTCCAAAGAAATCATCATCCAACCTCTCAAAGTCTGATGAGGATAGTGATGAAAGTCCTAAGATTTCAAGGAAGAACAAAAATGAGAAAGGAGGAAAGCAGAAGACATCAACACCCACTAAGCCTTCCTCCCTAGAGAGAAGTG AAAAGGTTACTAGAGGAAGAGGCAAGAAGAAGGAGAAATCGAGCCCCACTGATAATCAGTTACATGATGCAATATGTGAAATTCTTAAAGAAGTTGACTTCAATACG GCTACATTTACTGACATTCTGAAGAAACTTG CCAAACAATTTGATGTGGATCTGGCCCCGAGAAAGGCAGCTATAAAGCTCATGATTCAGGAAGAGCTGACAAAACTAGCTGATGAAGCGGATGATGAAAACGGAGAAGAGGATGCAGAAAAAGATGAAGCCCTGTCTACAGGCCAGAAGGTTGAAGCTTGA